From Vulpes vulpes isolate BD-2025 chromosome 7, VulVul3, whole genome shotgun sequence, one genomic window encodes:
- the ZNF862 gene encoding zinc finger protein 862 isoform X1 — protein MLLSQQQKEICGSDKLVAQLGPTIANPELFYKFERGPEPWLGNVQGQRTLLSHHPGKNKVGCMEERNVQSPAREAGQDVPPQKKACLSHVSTECGNTAVDYAGKSKKPLKPRSIQKSWFAQFPWLVMNEEQTALFCSACREYPSVRDKRSRLIEGYTGPFKVETLKYHAKSKAHLFCVSALAARDPIWADRFHSIREESVDVLGSPEHLFTADYPILYPPGPLGAYDNMAQLLPSPGAELEDPGGHGTLPALYLDCISELRQKEIVDDTHSSSNVTILCNDAAEPCGQDPSEEGLFEEVPVVFEDVAVYFTREEWGMLVKRQKELYRDVMRMNYELLASLGPAAAKPDLILKLERRAAPWIKDPDGPRWGQGRPPGKKKMVAIREADTQALAVDSAVLLAPSMETCRSYCNSSLCEVEVDGPRKIKRTYRPRSIQRSWFGQFPWLVIDPKETKLFCSACKERPSLHDKSSRLVRGYTGPFKVETLKYHEVSKAHKLCVNTVEIKEDSLQAALVPEISSDLMANMEHFFNAAYSIAYHSRPLNDFEKILQLLQSTGTMILGKYRNRTACTQFIKYISETLKKEILEDIRNSPCVSVLLDSSTDASDQSCVGIYIRYFKGMEVKESYITLAPLYSETVDGYFETIISALDELDIPFRKPGWVVGLGTDGSTMLSCRGGLVEKFQEVIPQLLPIHCVAHRLHLAVVDACGGIDLVKKCDRHIRTVFKFYQSSNKRLNELQEGAAPLEQEIIRLKDLNAVRWVASKRRTLNALIVSWPALARHLQGVADAGGQTGHRAKGMLKLMKSFHFVKFCHFLLDFLSIYRPLSEVCQKDIVLITEVNSTLGRAYVALETLRHQAGPKEEEFNAGFQDGQLHGIFLDRMEVAEQRFQADRERTILTGIEYLQQRFDMDRPPQLKNMEVFDTMAWPSGIELASFGNDDILALARYFELSLPAGYSEEALLEEWLGLKAIAKNLPFSMLCKNALAQHYRFPLLSKLVAVVICVPVSTSCCERGFSAMNRIRTDERTKLSNEVINMLMMTAVNGVAVTEYDPQPAIQHWYLTSSGRRFSHVYTCAQVPPRAHARAGLRKEKMGALYMEEAVTQKPPIPSYREPEEILKDCIMNPPDSLL, from the exons ATGCTGCTGAGTCAGCAACAGAAGGAGATCTGTGGTTCTGACAAGCTGGTGGCACAGCTAG GACCAACTATTGCCAACCCAGAGCTGTTCTATAAGTTTGAGCGGGGGCCAGAGCCATGGCTAGGCAATGTCCAGGGCCAGAGGACTCTCCTGAGTCACCACCCAG GGAAAAACAAGGTGGGCTGCATGGAAGAAAGGAATGTGCAAAGTCCAGCCAGAGAAGCTGGACAGGACGTGCCACCGCAGAAGAAAGCTTGCCTGTCCCATGTCAGCACAGAGTGTGGCAACACTGCGGTAGACTATGCAGGGAAAAGCAAAAAACCCTTGAAACCCCGCTCTATCCAGAAGTCTTGGTTTGCGCAATTCCCATGGTTGGTCATGAATGAGGAACAGACGGCTCTATTTTGCTCTGCTTGCCGCGAGTACCCATCTGTCAGGGACAAACGTTCAAGATTAATAGAAGGTTATACAGGACCATTCAAGGTGGAGACTCTCAAATACCATGCCAAGAGCAAAGCTCACCTGTTCTGTGTCAGTGCCTTGGCAGCTCGGGATCCCATCTGGGCAGACCGTTTCCATAGCATCCGAGAGGAATCTGTAGATGTACTGGGCAGCCCGGAGCACCTCTTCACGGCAGATTACCCCATCTTGTACCCCCCAGGACCTCTGGGAGCCTATGACAACAtggcccagctcctgcccagcCCAGGAGCCGAACTGGAGGACCCCGGGGGGCATGGAACACTTCCAGCATTGTATCTAGACTGCATTTCTGAGTTGAGGCAAAAAGAAATTGTTGATGATACACACAGCTCTTCAAATGTCACCATTTTGTGTAATGACGCTGCTGAACCCTGTGGCCAG GATCCTTCTGAAGAGGGGCTGTTTGAGGAGGTTCCTGTGGTGTTTGAGGATGTGGCGGTGTATTTCACCCGGGAGGAGTGGGGCATGCTAGTCAAGCGGCAGAAGGAGCTGTACAGAGACGTGATGCGGATGAATTATGAGCTGTTGGCTTCCCTGG GGCCAGCTGCCGCCAAACCAGACTTGATCTTAAAATTGGAACGTCGAGCTGCACCCTGGATCAAGGATCCAGATGGGCCACGGTGGGGGCAAGGTCGTCCTCCAG ggaagaagaagatgGTGGCCataagagaggcagacacacaagccTTGGCTGTAGACTCTGCAGTGCTTCTAGCTCCTTCTATGGAGACATGTAGGTCCTACTGCAATTCCAGCCTTTGTGAAGTCGAAGTAGATGGACCTAGGAAAATCAAGAGGACTTACAGACCCCGTTCAATTCAGAGATCATGGTTTGGGCAATTCCCATGGTTAGTAATCGACCCAAAGGAGACCAAGCTTTTCTGCTCAGCTTGCAAAGAAAGACCTAGTCTCCATGACAAATCATCCCGGTTAGTCCGAGGTTACACGGGGCCTTTTAAAGTGGAGACTTTAAAATACCACGAGGTCAGCAAAGCACACAAGCTCTGTGTCAACACTGTTGAAATCAAGGAAGACTCCCTACAGGCTGCGCTAGTCCCAGAGATCTCCAGTGACCTGATGGCGAACATGGAGCACTTCTTCAATGCCGCCTACTCCATTGCCTACCACTCGCGGCCTCTAAATGACTTTGAGAAGATCCTGCAACTCCTCCAAAGCACTGGGACCATGATCCTGGGCAAGTACCGAAATCGCACCGCATGTACTCAGTTCATCAAGTACATCTCTGAGACTCTGAAGAAGGAGATCCTCGAGGACATCCGAAACTCCCCTTGCGTGAGTGTGTTGTTGGACAGTTCCACAGACGCCTCCGACCAGTCCTGCGTGGGGATTTATATCCGCTACTTTAAGGGGATGGAGGTGAAAGAGTCATATATCACTTTGGCCCCTCTCTACAGTGAGACAGTGGATGGGTACTTCGAGACCATCATCTCTGCCCTAGATGAACTGGACATCCCTTTCCGGAAGCCTGGGTGGGTCGTGGGTCTGGGAACTGATGGCTCAACCATGCTGAGCTGCAGAGGAGGTCTGGTGGAGAAGTTCCAGGAGGTCATCCCCCAGCTGCTACCCATCCACTGTGTCGCCCATCGGCTGCACCTGGCCGTGGTAGATGCTTGCGGGGGCATCGATCTGGTGAAGAAGTGTGACCGGCACATTAGAACTGTCTTCAAGTTTTATCAGTCCTCAAATAAAAGGCTGAATGAGCTGCAGGAAGGCGCGGCTCCACTGGAGCAGGAAATCATCCGCCTAAAGGACCTGAATGCTGTCAGGTGGGTGGCCAGCAAGAGGCGCACGTTGAACGCGCTCATCGTGAGCTGGCCTGCCCTGGCCCGGCACCTCCAGGGCGTGGCGGACGCAGGGGGCCAGACCGGGCACAGGGCCAAAGGCATGCTGAAGCTGATGAAAAGCTTCCATTTCGTCAAGTTCTGCCACTTCCTTTTGGACTTCCTGAGCATCTACAGGCCTCTGTCTGAGGTGTGCCAGAAGGACATCGTACTGATTACAGAGGTGAACTCCACACTTGGACGGGCCTATGTCGCCCTGGAGACCCTCCGTCACCAGGCTGGGCCCAAAGAGGAAGAGTTCAACGCCGGCTTCCAGGATGGGCAGCTCCACGGCATCTTCCTGGACAGAATGGAGGTGGCAGAGCAGCGCTTCCAGGCGGACCGGGAAAGAACGATCCTGACTGGGATTGAGTACCTCCAGCAAAGGTTTGACATGGACCGTCCCCCACAGCTCAAGAACATGGAGGTGTTCGACACCATGGCCTGGCCAAGTGGGATTGAACTCGCCAGTTTTGGGAACGATGATATTCTTGCCCTTGCCAGATACTTTGAGCTTTCCCTCCCTGCCGGGTACAGCGAGGAAGCACTCCTGGAGGAGTGGCTGGGCCTGAAAGCCATCGCCAAGAACCTCCCATTCTCCATGCTGTGTAAGAACGCCCTGGCCCAGCACTACCGTTTCCCCCTGCTAAGCAAGCTCGTAGCGGTGGTGATCTGTGTGCCCGTCTCCACTTCCTGCTGTGAGCGGGGCTTCAGTGCCATGAACCGGATCAGGACCGATGAGCGGACCAAGCTCTCCAATGAGGTGATCAATATGCTCATGATGACAGCAGTGAACGGGGTGGCAGTCACAGAGTATGACCCCCAGCCTGCCATCCAGCATTGGTACCTGACCTCCTCAGGCCGGCGTTTTAGCCATGTCTACACATGTGCCCAAGTGCCACCCCGAGCCCATGCAA GAGCAGGGCTCAGGAAGGAGAAGATGGGAGCGCTTTATATGGAGGAGGCTGTAACCCAGAAGCCACCTATTCCATCCTACAGGGAGCCAGAAGAGATCCTGAAGGACTGCATCATGAACCCTCCTGACAGCCTCCTGTAG
- the ZNF862 gene encoding zinc finger protein 862 isoform X2 has protein sequence MEPRESGKAPVTFDDITVYLLQEEWMLLSQQQKEICGSDKLVAQLGPTIANPELFYKFERGPEPWLGNVQGQRTLLSHHPGKNKVGCMEERNVQSPAREAGQDVPPQKKACLSHVSTECGNTAVDYAGKSKKPLKPRSIQKSWFAQFPWLVMNEEQTALFCSACREYPSVRDKRSRLIEGYTGPFKVETLKYHAKSKAHLFCVSALAARDPIWADRFHSIREESVDVLGSPEHLFTADYPILYPPGPLGAYDNMAQLLPSPGAELEDPGGHGTLPALYLDCISELRQKEIVDDTHSSSNVTILCNDAAEPCGQDPSEEGLFEEVPVVFEDVAVYFTREEWGMLVKRQKELYRDVMRMNYELLASLGPAAAKPDLILKLERRAAPWIKDPDGPRWGQGRPPGKKKMVAIREADTQALAVDSAVLLAPSMETCRSYCNSSLCEVEVDGPRKIKRTYRPRSIQRSWFGQFPWLVIDPKETKLFCSACKERPSLHDKSSRLVRGYTGPFKVETLKYHEVSKAHKLCVNTVEIKEDSLQAALVPEISSDLMANMEHFFNAAYSIAYHSRPLNDFEKILQLLQSTGTMILGKYRNRTACTQFIKYISETLKKEILEDIRNSPCVSVLLDSSTDASDQSCVGIYIRYFKGMEVKESYITLAPLYSETVDGYFETIISALDELDIPFRKPGWVVGLGTDGSTMLSCRGGLVEKFQEVIPQLLPIHCVAHRLHLAVVDACGGIDLVKKCDRHIRTVFKFYQSSNKRLNELQEGAAPLEQEIIRLKDLNAVRWVASKRRTLNALIVSWPALARHLQGVADAGGQTGHRAKGMLKLMKSFHFVKFCHFLLDFLSIYRPLSEVCQKDIVLITEVNSTLGRAYVALETLRHQAGPKEEEFNAGFQDGQLHGIFLDRMEVAEQRFQADRERTILTGIEYLQQRFDMDRPPQLKNMEVFDTMAWPSGIELASFGNDDILALARYFELSLPAGYSEEALLEEWLGLKAIAKNLPFSMLCKNALAQHYRFPLLSKLVAVVICVPVSTSCCERGFSAMNRIRTDERTKLSNEVINMLMMTAVNGVAVTEYDPQPAIQHWYLTSSGRRFSHVYTCAQVPPRAHARAGLRKEKMGALYMEEAVTQKPPIPSYREPEEILKDCIMNPPDSLL, from the exons GCTCCTGTGACGTTTGATGACATCACTGTATACTTGCTTCAGGAGGAATGGATGCTGCTGAGTCAGCAACAGAAGGAGATCTGTGGTTCTGACAAGCTGGTGGCACAGCTAG GACCAACTATTGCCAACCCAGAGCTGTTCTATAAGTTTGAGCGGGGGCCAGAGCCATGGCTAGGCAATGTCCAGGGCCAGAGGACTCTCCTGAGTCACCACCCAG GGAAAAACAAGGTGGGCTGCATGGAAGAAAGGAATGTGCAAAGTCCAGCCAGAGAAGCTGGACAGGACGTGCCACCGCAGAAGAAAGCTTGCCTGTCCCATGTCAGCACAGAGTGTGGCAACACTGCGGTAGACTATGCAGGGAAAAGCAAAAAACCCTTGAAACCCCGCTCTATCCAGAAGTCTTGGTTTGCGCAATTCCCATGGTTGGTCATGAATGAGGAACAGACGGCTCTATTTTGCTCTGCTTGCCGCGAGTACCCATCTGTCAGGGACAAACGTTCAAGATTAATAGAAGGTTATACAGGACCATTCAAGGTGGAGACTCTCAAATACCATGCCAAGAGCAAAGCTCACCTGTTCTGTGTCAGTGCCTTGGCAGCTCGGGATCCCATCTGGGCAGACCGTTTCCATAGCATCCGAGAGGAATCTGTAGATGTACTGGGCAGCCCGGAGCACCTCTTCACGGCAGATTACCCCATCTTGTACCCCCCAGGACCTCTGGGAGCCTATGACAACAtggcccagctcctgcccagcCCAGGAGCCGAACTGGAGGACCCCGGGGGGCATGGAACACTTCCAGCATTGTATCTAGACTGCATTTCTGAGTTGAGGCAAAAAGAAATTGTTGATGATACACACAGCTCTTCAAATGTCACCATTTTGTGTAATGACGCTGCTGAACCCTGTGGCCAG GATCCTTCTGAAGAGGGGCTGTTTGAGGAGGTTCCTGTGGTGTTTGAGGATGTGGCGGTGTATTTCACCCGGGAGGAGTGGGGCATGCTAGTCAAGCGGCAGAAGGAGCTGTACAGAGACGTGATGCGGATGAATTATGAGCTGTTGGCTTCCCTGG GGCCAGCTGCCGCCAAACCAGACTTGATCTTAAAATTGGAACGTCGAGCTGCACCCTGGATCAAGGATCCAGATGGGCCACGGTGGGGGCAAGGTCGTCCTCCAG ggaagaagaagatgGTGGCCataagagaggcagacacacaagccTTGGCTGTAGACTCTGCAGTGCTTCTAGCTCCTTCTATGGAGACATGTAGGTCCTACTGCAATTCCAGCCTTTGTGAAGTCGAAGTAGATGGACCTAGGAAAATCAAGAGGACTTACAGACCCCGTTCAATTCAGAGATCATGGTTTGGGCAATTCCCATGGTTAGTAATCGACCCAAAGGAGACCAAGCTTTTCTGCTCAGCTTGCAAAGAAAGACCTAGTCTCCATGACAAATCATCCCGGTTAGTCCGAGGTTACACGGGGCCTTTTAAAGTGGAGACTTTAAAATACCACGAGGTCAGCAAAGCACACAAGCTCTGTGTCAACACTGTTGAAATCAAGGAAGACTCCCTACAGGCTGCGCTAGTCCCAGAGATCTCCAGTGACCTGATGGCGAACATGGAGCACTTCTTCAATGCCGCCTACTCCATTGCCTACCACTCGCGGCCTCTAAATGACTTTGAGAAGATCCTGCAACTCCTCCAAAGCACTGGGACCATGATCCTGGGCAAGTACCGAAATCGCACCGCATGTACTCAGTTCATCAAGTACATCTCTGAGACTCTGAAGAAGGAGATCCTCGAGGACATCCGAAACTCCCCTTGCGTGAGTGTGTTGTTGGACAGTTCCACAGACGCCTCCGACCAGTCCTGCGTGGGGATTTATATCCGCTACTTTAAGGGGATGGAGGTGAAAGAGTCATATATCACTTTGGCCCCTCTCTACAGTGAGACAGTGGATGGGTACTTCGAGACCATCATCTCTGCCCTAGATGAACTGGACATCCCTTTCCGGAAGCCTGGGTGGGTCGTGGGTCTGGGAACTGATGGCTCAACCATGCTGAGCTGCAGAGGAGGTCTGGTGGAGAAGTTCCAGGAGGTCATCCCCCAGCTGCTACCCATCCACTGTGTCGCCCATCGGCTGCACCTGGCCGTGGTAGATGCTTGCGGGGGCATCGATCTGGTGAAGAAGTGTGACCGGCACATTAGAACTGTCTTCAAGTTTTATCAGTCCTCAAATAAAAGGCTGAATGAGCTGCAGGAAGGCGCGGCTCCACTGGAGCAGGAAATCATCCGCCTAAAGGACCTGAATGCTGTCAGGTGGGTGGCCAGCAAGAGGCGCACGTTGAACGCGCTCATCGTGAGCTGGCCTGCCCTGGCCCGGCACCTCCAGGGCGTGGCGGACGCAGGGGGCCAGACCGGGCACAGGGCCAAAGGCATGCTGAAGCTGATGAAAAGCTTCCATTTCGTCAAGTTCTGCCACTTCCTTTTGGACTTCCTGAGCATCTACAGGCCTCTGTCTGAGGTGTGCCAGAAGGACATCGTACTGATTACAGAGGTGAACTCCACACTTGGACGGGCCTATGTCGCCCTGGAGACCCTCCGTCACCAGGCTGGGCCCAAAGAGGAAGAGTTCAACGCCGGCTTCCAGGATGGGCAGCTCCACGGCATCTTCCTGGACAGAATGGAGGTGGCAGAGCAGCGCTTCCAGGCGGACCGGGAAAGAACGATCCTGACTGGGATTGAGTACCTCCAGCAAAGGTTTGACATGGACCGTCCCCCACAGCTCAAGAACATGGAGGTGTTCGACACCATGGCCTGGCCAAGTGGGATTGAACTCGCCAGTTTTGGGAACGATGATATTCTTGCCCTTGCCAGATACTTTGAGCTTTCCCTCCCTGCCGGGTACAGCGAGGAAGCACTCCTGGAGGAGTGGCTGGGCCTGAAAGCCATCGCCAAGAACCTCCCATTCTCCATGCTGTGTAAGAACGCCCTGGCCCAGCACTACCGTTTCCCCCTGCTAAGCAAGCTCGTAGCGGTGGTGATCTGTGTGCCCGTCTCCACTTCCTGCTGTGAGCGGGGCTTCAGTGCCATGAACCGGATCAGGACCGATGAGCGGACCAAGCTCTCCAATGAGGTGATCAATATGCTCATGATGACAGCAGTGAACGGGGTGGCAGTCACAGAGTATGACCCCCAGCCTGCCATCCAGCATTGGTACCTGACCTCCTCAGGCCGGCGTTTTAGCCATGTCTACACATGTGCCCAAGTGCCACCCCGAGCCCATGCAA GAGCAGGGCTCAGGAAGGAGAAGATGGGAGCGCTTTATATGGAGGAGGCTGTAACCCAGAAGCCACCTATTCCATCCTACAGGGAGCCAGAAGAGATCCTGAAGGACTGCATCATGAACCCTCCTGACAGCCTCCTGTAG